Proteins from one Clostridium cellulovorans 743B genomic window:
- the ilvC gene encoding ketol-acid reductoisomerase: MAKLYYEKDANLELLSGKTVAVIGYGSQGHAHALNLHESGVDVVVGLYEGSKSWERAEKAGLKVAVVADAVKAAQVIMILLPDERQKFVYDESIAPYLTEGKALVFAHGFNIHFQQINPPADVDVFMVAPKGPGHMVRRQYTEGSGVPCLIAIHQDATGKAKDIALAYAKGIGGARAGVFETSFKEETETDLFGEQAVLCGGVSALIKAGFETLVEAGYAPEMAYFECCHEMKLIVDLIFQGGMSTMRYSISDTAEYGDYCTGKRIITDETKKEMKQVLKEIQEGVFARNWLTENYVGRPNFSSTRRIESEHQIEKVGAELRSKMTFPVVGKIE; this comes from the coding sequence AGTAGCAGTTATAGGTTATGGTAGCCAAGGACATGCTCACGCGTTAAACCTTCATGAAAGTGGAGTTGACGTTGTTGTTGGTTTATATGAAGGCAGTAAATCATGGGAAAGAGCTGAAAAAGCAGGTTTAAAAGTTGCTGTTGTAGCTGATGCTGTTAAAGCTGCTCAAGTTATAATGATATTATTACCAGATGAAAGACAAAAATTTGTTTATGATGAATCAATAGCACCATACTTAACAGAAGGTAAAGCTTTAGTATTTGCTCATGGATTCAACATACATTTCCAACAAATAAATCCTCCAGCTGATGTTGACGTATTTATGGTTGCTCCAAAAGGACCTGGTCACATGGTTAGAAGACAATACACTGAAGGATCAGGAGTTCCATGCTTAATAGCTATACACCAAGATGCTACAGGAAAAGCAAAAGACATCGCTTTAGCATATGCTAAAGGAATCGGTGGAGCTAGAGCTGGTGTGTTCGAAACTTCATTTAAAGAAGAAACTGAAACAGACTTATTCGGAGAACAAGCAGTTCTTTGTGGTGGAGTTAGCGCTCTTATCAAAGCTGGTTTTGAAACTTTAGTTGAAGCTGGATATGCTCCAGAAATGGCTTACTTCGAATGCTGCCACGAAATGAAATTAATCGTTGACTTAATATTCCAAGGCGGAATGTCAACAATGAGATACTCAATCAGTGATACTGCTGAATATGGCGATTACTGCACTGGTAAGAGAATAATAACAGATGAAACTAAGAAAGAAATGAAACAAGTTCTTAAAGAAATCCAAGAAGGTGTTTTTGCAAGAAACTGGTTAACTGAGAACTATGTTGGAAGACCAAACTTCAGTTCAACAAGAAGAATTGAAAGTGAACACCAAATAGAAAAAGTTGGAGCTGAACTTAGATCAAAAATGACTTTCCCAGTTGTAGGAAAGATAGAGTAA